The Clupea harengus chromosome 6, Ch_v2.0.2, whole genome shotgun sequence genome contains a region encoding:
- the rapgef2b gene encoding LOW QUALITY PROTEIN: rap guanine nucleotide exchange factor 2 (The sequence of the model RefSeq protein was modified relative to this genomic sequence to represent the inferred CDS: inserted 2 bases in 2 codons; deleted 1 base in 1 codon): protein GEIVMVKEHRELDRTGTRKGHIVIKGTTERLTMHLVEEHSVVDPTYIEDFLLTYRTFLSSPMVVGEKLLEWFHDPSLRDKVTRVVLLWVNNHFNDFEGDLAMTRFLEEFENNLEREKMCGHLRLLNIACAAKAKLRVVTLTKPSREAPLAFTLLGGXEKGFRIFIDSVEPGSKAAEAGLKRGDQILEVNGQNFENVQLSKANEILRNNTHLSITVKTNLLVFKELLARPDQEHEHDGEDEPDRKNGAPHIPKIGDMKKASRYSIPDLAVDVEQVMGLEKVSKKGKANTVGGRNKLKKIFDKTLTSILPPKPYNDVGVGQSQDDSIVGLKQSKQIAPALPVSGNLSSSNPDLLQSHHRILDFNNQPDMSDQVLRVFKADQQSRYIMISKDTTAKEVVAQAIREFALTAAPDAYSLCEVSVTPEGVIKQRRLPEQLSKLADRIQLSGRYYLKSNMETETLCSDEDAQELLRESHISLLQLSTVEVATQLSMRAFVLFSAIEPTEYIDDLFKLRSAALAAAAAASKTEVPTSSLKRFEEAINRETFWVASEVVREPNQLKRMKIVKHFVKIALHCRECKNFNSMFAIISGLNLAPVSRLRGTWEKLPSKYEKLFSDLQDLFDPSRNMAKYRNVLNNQNLQPPIIPLFPVIKKDLTFLHEGNDSKVDGLVNFEKLRMMAKEIRHVGRMAAVNMDPALMFRTRKKKWRSLGSLSQGSANAAVLDVTQTGGHKKRVRRSSFLNAKKLYEDAQMARKVKQYLSNLSLETNEESLQTLSMQCEPSVNTLPKSAGEKKRPDTSPVVSRAATHQRQQQLKANQALQVPAALYPTXRRCPKDLPPFGTSSPQSLKKILSLSEEAPDRHRKHAEDTISNASSQMSSPPTSPHSSPKKGYGRAGDNMSDSGHSEISSRSSLVSTSSLDMPHDDRRLRHAGPDAHIGPRLERRATTDPDQYSLGSYSSMQDCRALYTGATVLSSPSSEELTQDQGDRVSLDAADSGRGSWTSCSSGSHDNIQTMQQGRSWEALAEGGGLWAGRGSWASACSSSSQWCVLGEESEGDTGTIKRRGGKDVSADPETSSITSTGSEESKQASRRPSPSPPATPRGHQ from the exons GGTGAGATCGTCATGGTGAAGGAGCACCGGGAGCTGGACCGCACTGGAACCAGGAAAGGACATATCGTCATCAAG GGCACGACTGAGCGTCTGACCATGCACTTGGTTGAGGAGCACTCAGTAGTGGACCCCACCTACATCGAGGACTTCCTGCTCACCTACAGGACCTTCCTGTCCAGCCCCATGGTGGTGGGAGAGAAGCTTCTGGAATGGTTCCACGACCCAAGCCTCAGGGACAAG gtTACACGGGTAGTCTTGCTGTGGGTAAACAATCATTTCAATGACTTTGAGGGCGACCTCGCCATGACCCGATTTCTAGAGGAGTTCGAGAACAATCTGGAAAGAGAG AAAATGTGCGGGCACTTACGACTGTTAAACATCGCCTGTGCTGCCAAAGCCAAGCTGCGGGTGGTGACCCTCACCAAGCCGTCACGGGAAGCCCCCCTGGCCTTCACACTGCTGGGGG CGGAGAAGGGCTTCCGCATCTTCATCGACAGCGTGGAGCCCGGCAGCAAAGCTGCAGAGGCCGGCCTTAAGAGAGGAGACCAG ATTCTGGAGGTAAACGGACAGAACTTTGAGAATGTCCAGCTCTCCAAAGCCAATGAGATCCTACGGAACAACACTCACCTTTCCATAACTGTGAAAACCAACCTGCTAG TGTTCAAAGAGCTGCTGGCTCGACCCGATCAGGAGCACGAGCATGACGGGGAGGACGAGCCGGACCGCAAGAACGGTGCGCCGCACATCCCCAAAATCGGCGACATGAAGAAGGCGAGCCGGTACTCCATCCCAGACCTGGCGGTGGACGTGGAGCAGGTGATGGGCCTGGAGAAAGTCAGCAAGAAGGGCAAGGCCAACACAGTGGGCGGACGCAACAAGCTCAAGAAGATCTTCGACAAAACGCTCACCAGCATCCTACCCCCCAAACCCTACAA TGATGTTGGTGTGGGCCAGTCTCAGGATGACAGTATCGTAGGCCTGAAACAGTCCAAGCAGATCGCCCCAGCGCTGCCCGTCAGCGGGAACCTGTCCTCCAGCAACCCTGACCTGCTGCAGTCCCACCACCGCATCCTCGACTTCAACAACCAGCCAG acATGTCGGACCAAGTGCTACGTGTGTTTAAGGCGGACCAGCAGAGCCGCTACATCATGATCAGCAAGGACACCACGGCCAAGGAGGTGGTGGCTCAGGCCATCCGTGAGTTTGCCCTCACCGCCGCGCCAGACGCCTATTCGCTGTGTGAGGTGTCCGTCACCCCGGAGGGCGTGATCAAGCAGAGACGCCTCCCAGAGCAGCTCTCCAAACTGGCAGACAGGATACAGCTCAGTGGcag GTACTACCTGAAGAGTAACATGGAGACGGAGACGCTGTGCTCAGACGAGGATGCCCAGGAGCTGCTGAGGGAGAGCCACATCAGCCTGCTGCAGCTGAGCACGGTGGAGGTGGCCACCCAGCTGTCCATGCGTGCCTTCGTGCTCTTCTCCGCCATCGAGCCCACCGAGTACATCGACGACCTCTTCAAGCTGCGCTCCGCCGCTCtggctgccgccgccgccgcgtcCAAGACCGAAGTCCCCACGTCCAGCCTCAAGCGCTTCGAGGAGGCCATCAACCGCGAGACCTTCTGGGTGGCCTCCGAGGTGGTGAGGGAGCCCAACCAGCTCAAGCGCATGAAGATCGTCAAGCACTTCGTCAAGATCGCGCTGCACTGCCGCGAGTGCAAGAACTTCAACTCCATGTTCGCCATTATCAG tgggttgAACCTAGCACCGGTGTCTCGGCTGCGGGGCACTTGGGAGAAGCTGCCCAGTAAGTATGAGAAGCTCTTCAGCGACCTACAGGACTTGTTCGACCCCTCCAGGAACATGGCCAAGTACCGCAACGTCCTCAACAACCAGAACCTCCAGCCGCCAATCATCCCGCTCTTCCCCGTCATCAAGAAGGACCTTACCTTCCTGCATGAGG GTAACGACTCAAAGGTGGATGGTCTAGTGAACTTTGAGAAGCTAAGGATGATGGCCAAGGAGATCCGTCACGTGGGGCGTATGGCTGCAGTCAACATGGACCCCGCCCTCATGTTCCGCACCAG GAAGAAGAAGTGGCGGAGTTTAGG ttcTCTAAGCCAGGGCAGTGCCAATGCGGCGGTTCTGGATGTGACCCAGACCGGCGGCCATAAGAAGCGCGTGCGGCGGAGCTCGTTCCTCAACGCCAAGAAGCTGTATGAGGACGCCCAGATGGCCCGCAAGGTCAAGCAGTACCTGTCTAACCTCTCCCTGGAGACCAACGAAGAGAGTCTCCAGACTCTCTCAATGCAGTGTGAACCCAGCGTgaacacat TGCCGAAGAGtgcaggagagaagaagagaccaGACACGTCGCCGGTGGTGTCCCGTGCCGCCACCcaccagcggcagcagcagctcaaGGCCAACCAGGCCCTCCAGGTGCCCGCCGCCCTCTACCCCA CAAGAAGGTGCCCAAAGGACCTGCCCCCCTTCG GCACGAGTTCTCCCCAGTCCCTGAAGAAGATTCTGTCCCTATCAGAGGAGGCACCCGACAGACATCGCAAACACGCAGAGGACACCATATCCAACGCCTCGTCCCAGATGTCCTCTCCCCCAACCTCACCACACAGCTCACCCAAGAAAG GTTATGGGCGGGCGGGGGACAACATGTCGGACTCAGGCCACAGTGAGATCTCGTCCCGGTCCAGTCTGGTGAGCACATCATCTCTGGACATGCCCCACGACGACCGCCGCCTCCGACACGCAGGCCCCGACGCACACATTGGGCCTCGCCTGGAGCGCAGGGCCACCACCGACCCAGACCAGTACAGCTTGGg gTCGTACTCGTCCATGCAGGACTGCCGTGCGCTGTACACGGGGGCCACcgttctctcctcccccagctCTGAGGAGCTCACGCAGGACCAGGGCGACCGCGTCTCATTGGACGCCGCCGACAGTGGGCGGGGCAGCTGGACCTCCTGCTCCAGCGGTTCCCATGACAACATCCAGACCATGCAACAGGGGCGGAGCTGGGAGGCGCTGGCAGAGGGGGGAGGGCTGTGGGCGGGTCGTGGCAGCTGGGCGTCGgcctgctcctcctcatcc cagtgGTGCGTGCTGGGGGAGGAGTCGGAGGGCGACACGGGCACAATCAAGCGGCGCGGCGGCAAAGACGTCAGTGCCGACCCTGAGACCAGCAGCATCACCTCCACCGGCTCCGAGGAGTCCAAGCAGGCCAGCCGACGGCCCTCTCCATCACCGCCGGCAACGCCAAGGGGTCATCAGTAA
- the LOC116220772 gene encoding hepatocyte cell adhesion molecule-like isoform X2 translates to MATNTTLGPAFDTVISLDSTCDATQDAACYGALGGPVYLQLMRNTSGHTLSFHNERKAIFTLRPSKTVFYKDYNTPSFLQRWQFVPDNGTLIINPAERKDAGTYRVRIFNKSTGKSVGEHTVQLIIEAPVSDVDLSISCSANEEWRVRCSSNGDSPQYSWYLDGRPLSEADADLSADIQTLLLNGNVTGELTCSVSNHVNSTNTSVLLLDVCSGISSVFISVWLAEIIILTSLLVGGYYIYIRNKRTHTPDERKDQEVELTPTSSY, encoded by the exons ATGGCAACTAACACCACGCTTGGGCCAGCGTTTGACACAGTCATCA GTCTGGACTCCACCTGTGATGCTACTCAGGATGCTGCATGTTATGGGGCTCTGGGAGGACCTGTGTATCTGCAGCTGATGAGGAACACCAGTGGGCATACACTGAGCTTTCATAATGAACGTAAAGCCATTTTTACACTCAGACCATCCAAGACAGTGTTCTACAAGGACTACAACACCCCATCATTCCTTCAGAGGTGGCAGTTTGTTCCTGATAACGGGACCCTGATTATAAACCCTGCAGAGAGGAAAGATGCAGGAACATACAGAGTGAGGATCTTTAACAAGTCAACAgggaagagtgtgggagagcACACAGTACAGCTGATCATTGAAG cccctgTGTCTGATGTGGACCTGTCAATCAGCTGCTCAGCCAATGAggagtggagggtgaggtgcTCCTCCAATGGGGACAGTCCTCAGTACAGCTGGTACCTGGATGGGAGGCCTCTGAGTGAAGCTGATGCTGATCTCAGTGCAGATATCCAGACTCTCCTGCTGAATGGGAATGTGACTGGAGAACTCACCTGCAGCGTCTCAAACCACGTCAACAGCACAAACACCTCAGTTCTGCTGCTGGACGTCTGCTCTG GTATTTCTtcagtgttcatcagtgtgtggctggcagagatcatcatactcacatcacTGCTGGTGGGAGGGTATTACATCTACATAAgaaacaagagaacacacactccag atgAGCGTAAGGACCAGGAAGTGGAGCTCACTCCGACCTCTTCATATTAG
- the LOC116220772 gene encoding hepatocyte cell adhesion molecule-like isoform X1, with translation MQAVLLLLLLAGASKGLDSTCDATQDAACYGALGGPVYLQLMRNTSGHTLSFHNERKAIFTLRPSKTVFYKDYNTPSFLQRWQFVPDNGTLIINPAERKDAGTYRVRIFNKSTGKSVGEHTVQLIIEAPVSDVDLSISCSANEEWRVRCSSNGDSPQYSWYLDGRPLSEADADLSADIQTLLLNGNVTGELTCSVSNHVNSTNTSVLLLDVCSGISSVFISVWLAEIIILTSLLVGGYYIYIRNKRTHTPDERKDQEVELTPTSSY, from the exons atgcaggctGTTCTTCTGCTCTTACTGCTGGCTGGAGCCTCCAAAG GTCTGGACTCCACCTGTGATGCTACTCAGGATGCTGCATGTTATGGGGCTCTGGGAGGACCTGTGTATCTGCAGCTGATGAGGAACACCAGTGGGCATACACTGAGCTTTCATAATGAACGTAAAGCCATTTTTACACTCAGACCATCCAAGACAGTGTTCTACAAGGACTACAACACCCCATCATTCCTTCAGAGGTGGCAGTTTGTTCCTGATAACGGGACCCTGATTATAAACCCTGCAGAGAGGAAAGATGCAGGAACATACAGAGTGAGGATCTTTAACAAGTCAACAgggaagagtgtgggagagcACACAGTACAGCTGATCATTGAAG cccctgTGTCTGATGTGGACCTGTCAATCAGCTGCTCAGCCAATGAggagtggagggtgaggtgcTCCTCCAATGGGGACAGTCCTCAGTACAGCTGGTACCTGGATGGGAGGCCTCTGAGTGAAGCTGATGCTGATCTCAGTGCAGATATCCAGACTCTCCTGCTGAATGGGAATGTGACTGGAGAACTCACCTGCAGCGTCTCAAACCACGTCAACAGCACAAACACCTCAGTTCTGCTGCTGGACGTCTGCTCTG GTATTTCTtcagtgttcatcagtgtgtggctggcagagatcatcatactcacatcacTGCTGGTGGGAGGGTATTACATCTACATAAgaaacaagagaacacacactccag atgAGCGTAAGGACCAGGAAGTGGAGCTCACTCCGACCTCTTCATATTAG